Proteins from a single region of Amblyomma americanum isolate KBUSLIRL-KWMA chromosome 10, ASM5285725v1, whole genome shotgun sequence:
- the LOC144106670 gene encoding uncharacterized protein LOC144106670, with protein sequence MASWRGRLWEYTTYLVRHCPSLCPSSNQLFSNLRHLRSILSQGRINHDAPCTAGDPDGCNILADLTIWNEFLWVIDFELREVGPGRLALCWLRGRVMPVASDMQRRHSLVLVHWLLTEHRCLEYVELCESRMSRSHFLFRDGLRLSHGLRHVKLCYNLLYDYPPRDLMDALSSTIATLNTLEVVSVRFSAAGVVMLCELLGRCSALRTLILHENELSASDAGALMKSCADCRGLKAVRVDESFVSAECARVLGDLVLENQGLEELVVSQFSPAGTQARACSFRELFNALAHQSTMLRNLEIYNFELEESDLRCLCRALTVNSKMKRLTLLCSGASEDAYFSLGAVISNNVSLTEISVNACLLPSWSLKAVASAIETNVSLRKLSFNDACLIADQAVELLGALLVNRTLERLNLGCINQPGLRNFLKRIDEKDLRNRLELTVVYGSAQDLIYSLNHDLKTPSVSFIPAAQIREEEFLGLSRGLCGNSSITSLSVHLNKAIDSNLAVLLSAAFASCRHVRAAHLCFPTEASEAVTILQGMAKSPNLCDLVIRRWTFEHREAAAFGDMLRATQTLNSVTLEELQGDSGAFLVMELPRALETNYTLLALNDCEHTEDEQNMFEIRDALRRNLSLLQRATRFVVPPVSDSKKAASAFEKVRKSRALVTNVSRLSGLSEPEAVEAVKLRGRYLDENFMALARVVKHKVVCEWEGAGDRPVQLDEIGLDCWLRLRPYLRLDDIL encoded by the coding sequence ATGGCGTCATGGCGCGGGCGACTCTGGGAATACACTACCTACCTGGTCAGGCACTGCCCGAGTCTCTGTCCGTCATCAAACCAGCTTTTTTCCAACCTGAGACACCTGCGGAGTATCCTGAGTCAGGGCAGGATCAACCACGACGCGCCCTGCACGGCGGGCGACCCGGACGGCTGCAACATACTCGCCGACCTCACAATCTGGAACGAGTTCCTCTGGGTCATCGACTTCGAGCTCCGAGAGGTCGGACCGGGCCGCCTAGCCCTCTGTTGGCTCCGCGGACGCGTGATGCCAGTCGCGTCCGACATGCAGCGCCGGCACTCCCTGGTGCTGGTCCACTGGCTGCTTACGGAGCACCGCTGCCTGGAGTACGTGGAGCTCTGCGAGTCCCGGATGTCGAGGAGCCACTTCCTCTTCCGCGACGGCCTCCGGCTGAGCCATGGCTTGAGGCACGTCAAGCTCTGTTACAACCTGCTGTACGATTACCCGCCCAGGGACCTGATGGACGCACTCTCGTCCACCATCGCAACGCTGAACACGCTGGAGGTCGTGAGCGTGCGTTTCTCCGCCGCCGGCGTGGTCATGCTGTGCGAGCTCCTGGGCCGGTGCAGCGCACTGCGGACGTTGATACTGCACGAGAACGAGCTGAGTGCGTCAGACGCAGGGGCGCTCATGAAAAGCTGCGCAGACTGTCGGGGCCTCAAGGCGGTCCGCGTGGACGAATCGTTCGTCAGTGCGGAATGTGCGCGCGTGCTGGGGGACCTTGTGTTAGAGAACCAAGGCCTCGAAGAACTTGTCGTTAGTCAGTTCTCGCCTGCCGGTACGCAAGCACGCGCGTGCAGCTTTCGAGAACTATTCAACGCCCTTGCTCATCAGAGCACGATGCTCAGAAATCTCGAGATCTACAACTTTGAGCTGGAAGAGAGCGACCTCCGGTGCCTTTGCAGGGCTTTGACTGTCAACTCGAAGATGAAGCGTTTAACGCTGTTGTGCAGTGGCGCTTCTGAGGACGCGTATTTTTCTCTCGGTGCCGTGATTTCGAATAACGTGTCACTCACCGAAATCTCCGTGAATGCCTGCTTGTTGCCATCCTGGAGCCTGAAGGCGGTAGCGAGTGCGATCGAGACAAACGTCTCGCTTAGAAAACTGTCGTTTAACGATGCGTGCCTGATAGCCGATCAGGCAGTGGAGCTCCTTGGTGCCTTATTGGTAAACCGGACTCTCGAGCGCTTAAACCTTGGCTGCATAAATCAGCCAGGCCTCCGGAACTTCTTGAAGCGGATTGACGAAAAAGACCTGAGGAATAGGCTAGAGCTCACAGTGGTTTATGGGTCGGCACAAGACCTTATCTACTCTTTAAATCACGACCTCAAAACACCGTCCGTATCGTTCATACCAGCAGCTCAGATAAGGGAGGAAGAATTTCTGGGTCTTTCTCGTGGACTGTGCGGCAACTCCTCCATAACGAGCCTCTCAGTCCACCTTAACAAGGCAATCGACTCCAACCTGGCCGTGCTGCTGTCCGCTGCGTTTGCCAGTTGCCGGCACGTGAGGGCCGCGCACCTCTGCTTCCCCACGGAAGCGTCCGAGGCCGTCACGATCCTGCAAGGCATGGCGAAAAGTCCGAACCTGTGCGACCTCGTCATACGGCGCTGGACGTTCGAGCACCGGGAAGCGGCCGCCTTCGGGGACATGTTGCGAGCGACGCAAACACTGAACAGCGTCACGCTCGAAGAGCTCCAGGGCGACTCTGGCGCCTTCCTGGTCATGGAgctgccgcgcgcgttggagaCCAACTACACGCTGTTGGCGCTGAACGACTGCGAACACACCGAGGACGAGCAGAACATGTTCGAGATCCGCGACGCCCTGCGCCGGAACTTGTCCCTGCTCCAGCGCGCCACCCGGTTCGTCGTGCCGCCAGTTTCAGACTCCAAGAAGGCCGCCTCGGCGTTCGAGAAGGTGCGCAAGAGTCGGGCTCTGGTCACCAACGTGTCACGCCTATCGGGCCTCTCGGAGCCGGAGGCGGTCGAGGCTGTGAAGCTTCGGGGTCGCTACCTGGACGAGAACTTCATGGCCTTGGCCCGCGTAGTCAAGCATAAGGTTGTGTGTGAGTGGGAAGGCGCCGGTGACCGTCCGGTGCAGCTGGACGAGATCGGACTTGACTGCTGGCTCAGGCTCAGGCCGTACCTCAGGCTCGACGACATCCTGTAG